One Natranaerovirga hydrolytica genomic region harbors:
- a CDS encoding Fur family transcriptional regulator — protein MSSKDSYELKKKLKEKGLKLTTQRRTILEILEKHEGEHLTAEEIYELVKVDCPEIGLATVYRTVQLLLELDLIEKLNLDDGFVRYEIGKNDNEHHHHHLICNTCGKVYEVEDDLLDNLEDEIEKTFKFKVTDHKVKFYGVCEKCTNDN, from the coding sequence ATGTCATCAAAAGACTCTTATGAATTAAAGAAAAAATTAAAAGAAAAAGGATTAAAATTAACCACACAAAGACGTACAATTCTTGAAATATTAGAAAAGCACGAAGGTGAACACTTAACAGCTGAAGAAATATATGAGCTGGTAAAAGTAGATTGCCCAGAAATAGGGTTAGCTACGGTCTATAGAACGGTACAACTCTTATTAGAGCTAGATTTAATTGAAAAATTAAACTTAGATGATGGATTCGTTCGTTACGAAATTGGTAAAAATGATAATGAGCATCATCATCATCATTTAATCTGCAATACATGTGGTAAAGTCTACGAAGTTGAAGATGACTTATTGGATAATTTAGAAGATGAAATTGAGAAAACTTTTAAATTTAAAGTGACGGATCATAAAGTGAAATTTTATGGTGTTTGTGAAAAATGTACCAACGATAACTAA
- a CDS encoding DUF1292 domain-containing protein, translating into MKEDNRVEFNIEGSDEKVVFYIMEEVKINNATYLLVTEDEDETNQEVEAYILKEKEVDDNEEVTYEILENEEELTFVSKIFEAKIDEYDLEI; encoded by the coding sequence ATGAAAGAAGATAATAGAGTAGAATTTAATATTGAAGGCAGTGACGAAAAAGTTGTTTTTTACATCATGGAAGAAGTAAAAATAAATAATGCAACTTATTTACTTGTTACGGAAGATGAAGATGAAACCAATCAAGAAGTAGAAGCTTATATATTGAAAGAAAAAGAAGTAGATGATAATGAAGAAGTAACCTATGAGATTCTTGAAAATGAAGAAGAATTGACTTTTGTCTCAAAAATATTTGAAGCAAAAATTGATGAATATGATTTGGAAATATAG
- the ruvX gene encoding Holliday junction resolvase RuvX, whose translation MRVLGLDFGSKTVGVAVSDLMGWTAQGLEVINREEEDNIKKTIYRLKEIVDEYQVERIVLGLPKNMNNTLGERAEKTLVFQKKLEEQLGLPVITWDERLSTMFAKRTLIEADVSRKKRKKVIDKMAAVFILQGYLDSNKI comes from the coding sequence TTGAGAGTATTAGGGTTGGACTTTGGTTCTAAGACTGTGGGTGTAGCTGTAAGTGATTTGATGGGGTGGACCGCACAAGGATTAGAAGTCATTAATAGAGAAGAAGAAGACAATATCAAAAAAACCATTTATAGATTAAAAGAAATAGTTGATGAGTATCAAGTAGAAAGAATTGTCTTAGGTTTGCCTAAAAACATGAATAATACATTAGGTGAAAGAGCTGAAAAGACACTCGTGTTTCAAAAAAAGTTAGAAGAACAATTAGGGCTTCCAGTCATTACATGGGATGAAAGGTTAAGTACCATGTTTGCAAAAAGAACCTTAATAGAAGCTGATGTTAGTAGAAAAAAAAGAAAAAAAGTTATTGATAAAATGGCTGCAGTTTTTATTTTGCAAGGTTATTTAGACAGTAACAAGATTTAG
- a CDS encoding IreB family regulatory phosphoprotein: MEKFNYTQFFKVEKEQENEAKEVLTQVYNALTKKGYNPINQIVGYILSGDPTYITSYDNARSKIMKIERDELLEELLNDYIKNNFKKI; the protein is encoded by the coding sequence ATGGAGAAATTCAATTACACTCAATTTTTCAAAGTAGAAAAGGAACAAGAGAATGAAGCAAAAGAAGTTCTCACACAAGTATATAATGCTTTAACCAAGAAAGGGTATAATCCTATTAATCAAATAGTAGGGTATATTTTGTCAGGAGATCCAACGTATATTACCAGCTATGATAATGCAAGAAGTAAGATTATGAAAATTGAAAGAGATGAACTATTAGAAGAATTATTAAATGATTATATAAAAAATAATTTTAAAAAAATATAA
- the mtaB gene encoding tRNA (N(6)-L-threonylcarbamoyladenosine(37)-C(2))-methylthiotransferase MtaB codes for MKSVAFHTLGCKVNQYETDAIVQLFENEGYNIVSFKEKADIYIVNTCTVTNMADKKSRQIINKVKKQNNESIVVVVGCYAQAAKESLEKEKSIDLVIGNNKKNDVLAIVENYMNQEKKKNYVIDINQTTEYEPLKVSKVDGKTRAYIKIQDGCNQFCTYCIIPFMRGRVRSRIKEDVLKEIHTLMKNGYKEVVLTGIHLASYGKDLHNVDLLSLLKEANEIEGLERIRLGSLDPNLITEKFAKEISLLEKVCPHFHLSLQSGDDETLKRMNRKYTTKEYAKKVSILREYYDYPAITTDIIVGFPGETEDEFNHTCEFVSAIGFSDVHVFKYSKREGTKAADFKNQVPEQIKSKRSQVLIQLTQEQKHTYIKNFLNKNEEVLFEEMLTMKEEKYTIGHTKRYIKVAVKEKNIQNQIHQVKINENINDLLMGEIKL; via the coding sequence ATGAAAAGTGTAGCATTTCATACACTGGGGTGTAAGGTTAACCAGTATGAAACAGATGCCATTGTTCAGCTATTCGAAAATGAAGGATATAACATCGTATCTTTCAAGGAAAAAGCAGACATCTATATTGTTAATACATGTACGGTTACAAATATGGCAGATAAAAAATCAAGACAAATCATCAACAAAGTAAAAAAACAGAATAATGAGTCTATTGTTGTGGTGGTAGGCTGTTATGCTCAAGCGGCAAAAGAAAGTTTAGAAAAAGAAAAAAGCATTGATCTTGTCATTGGCAACAATAAAAAAAATGATGTTTTAGCAATTGTAGAAAACTATATGAATCAAGAAAAAAAGAAAAATTATGTTATAGATATTAATCAAACAACAGAATACGAACCTTTAAAAGTAAGTAAAGTAGATGGAAAGACAAGGGCGTATATAAAGATTCAAGACGGGTGCAATCAATTCTGTACCTACTGTATCATTCCATTTATGAGAGGCAGAGTACGCAGTAGAATTAAAGAAGATGTACTGAAAGAAATCCATACGTTAATGAAAAATGGTTACAAAGAAGTGGTGCTAACAGGAATACATTTGGCTTCATATGGTAAAGACTTACATAATGTTGATTTATTAAGTTTGTTAAAAGAAGCAAATGAAATAGAAGGGTTGGAAAGAATTCGATTAGGTTCATTAGACCCCAATTTGATTACTGAAAAATTTGCCAAAGAAATAAGTCTGTTAGAAAAAGTATGTCCACATTTTCATTTATCCTTGCAAAGTGGAGATGATGAGACATTAAAAAGGATGAATCGGAAATACACAACCAAAGAGTATGCTAAGAAAGTATCTATTCTAAGGGAATATTATGATTATCCAGCCATTACAACAGATATTATTGTTGGATTCCCGGGAGAGACAGAAGATGAATTTAATCATACTTGTGAATTTGTAAGTGCCATAGGATTTAGTGATGTTCATGTTTTTAAATATTCAAAAAGAGAAGGTACAAAAGCAGCAGATTTTAAAAATCAAGTACCGGAACAGATTAAGTCAAAAAGAAGTCAAGTTTTAATCCAATTGACCCAAGAACAAAAACACACTTATATTAAAAATTTCTTAAATAAAAATGAAGAAGTTCTTTTTGAGGAAATGCTCACTATGAAAGAAGAAAAATATACAATAGGGCATACGAAAAGGTATATAAAGGTTGCAGTAAAAGAAAAAAATATACAAAATCAAATACACCAAGTTAAAATAAATGAAAATATTAATGATTTATTAATGGGTGAAATAAAATTATAA
- a CDS encoding HPr family phosphocarrier protein, which translates to MIKLKVSLSSIDKVKSFVNTISKFNCEFDLISGRYVIDAKSIMGIFSLDLSKPIELQIHTNDEKDEVLEALKEYIVE; encoded by the coding sequence ATGATTAAATTAAAAGTTTCATTAAGTTCAATCGATAAAGTAAAAAGTTTTGTTAACACCATTAGTAAATTCAATTGCGAATTTGACTTAATCTCTGGAAGATATGTTATTGACGCAAAATCAATTATGGGTATCTTCAGTTTAGATTTATCCAAGCCAATCGAACTTCAAATCCATACCAATGATGAGAAAGATGAAGTTCTTGAGGCTCTAAAAGAATATATCGTAGAGTAA
- the thiI gene encoding tRNA uracil 4-sulfurtransferase ThiI encodes MIKAFLIKYGEIAIKGKNRYVFENYLVQQIKIKLKKQGEFVTKKEQGRIFVEAVSDFDYEEVLKELKKVFGIVSICPVSVLDDFDFEAIKKLAINHIEQEYEEKNFTFKVYARRANKNYPLNSMEIAKEIGSLLLEEYKELKVDVKQPQEKIMVELRNKVYIYSKEVRGLGGMPIGSAGKAMLLLSGGIDSPVAGWMIAKRGVALDAVYYHSHPYTSERAKQKVIDLAKQLGEYTGRINLHVVPFTDIQLYIYETCPHEELTIIMRRVMMQMAETIAKNNKGLALVTGESLGQVASQTIQSLTTTNAVCQLPVFRPLIALDKQEIVNISEKIGTYETSILPYEDCCTIFVAKHPVTKPNLKSIEKSERKLEKIDVLIQESLDQTEVIKI; translated from the coding sequence ATGATAAAAGCTTTTTTGATTAAATACGGTGAAATTGCTATAAAAGGAAAAAATAGATACGTATTTGAAAACTATTTAGTACAACAAATAAAAATAAAACTTAAGAAACAAGGGGAGTTTGTTACAAAAAAAGAACAAGGTAGAATTTTTGTAGAAGCGGTATCGGATTTTGATTATGAAGAAGTCCTAAAAGAACTGAAAAAAGTCTTTGGAATTGTTAGTATATGTCCAGTAAGCGTTTTAGACGATTTTGATTTTGAGGCCATAAAAAAATTAGCCATTAATCATATTGAACAAGAATACGAAGAAAAAAACTTTACGTTTAAAGTGTATGCAAGACGTGCCAATAAAAATTATCCATTGAATTCTATGGAAATCGCAAAAGAAATAGGTTCTCTTTTATTAGAAGAATATAAAGAATTAAAAGTGGATGTTAAACAACCACAAGAAAAAATCATGGTTGAATTAAGGAATAAAGTTTATATTTACTCAAAAGAAGTTAGAGGATTAGGTGGGATGCCAATTGGCTCTGCTGGTAAGGCAATGTTGTTATTGTCCGGTGGTATTGATAGTCCAGTAGCAGGATGGATGATTGCAAAAAGAGGTGTTGCACTGGATGCGGTATATTATCACTCACATCCCTATACCAGTGAACGAGCAAAACAAAAAGTCATTGATTTAGCCAAACAACTTGGCGAGTATACTGGGAGAATCAATTTGCATGTTGTGCCCTTTACAGACATTCAATTGTATATTTATGAAACATGTCCACATGAAGAACTAACCATTATTATGCGAAGAGTTATGATGCAAATGGCAGAAACAATTGCTAAAAATAATAAAGGCTTAGCATTGGTAACAGGAGAAAGTCTAGGGCAGGTAGCAAGTCAAACCATACAAAGCTTAACAACAACCAATGCCGTCTGTCAGTTGCCAGTATTTAGACCTTTAATCGCTTTAGACAAACAAGAAATTGTAAATATATCTGAGAAAATTGGAACCTATGAAACCTCTATATTGCCATACGAAGATTGTTGCACCATATTTGTAGCAAAACATCCTGTTACAAAGCCTAATCTGAAAAGTATAGAGAAGTCCGAAAGAAAATTAGAAAAAATTGATGTGTTAATTCAAGAATCTTTAGACCAGACAGAAGTCATAAAAATCTAA
- a CDS encoding cysteine desulfurase family protein, which translates to MEVYFDHAATTKPFKEVIEKMIDAFEEYGNTSSLHNKGIAAENLVKSSKKIFADILKVDEKEIYFTSGGTESNNWSITGTALANRRNGRHIITSSIEHPSVMNVIKNLETLGLIDEYEITIIPVDKNGLIDLIELKEAIREDTILVSIMHVNNELGTIQPIEEIGQIIKEKNPHTLFHVDGVQSFGKFIIHPNKNNIDLLSVSSHKIHGPKGIGLLYIKEKTKIKPLIFGGNHQRGLRSGTENVPGIVGFSTAAQMMYDHIGKNNAYLVKIKTKLTREILNNIEDVFVNGEEEISAPHILNVRFKNIRSEVLMHTLENSQIYVSTGSACSSNKNSISNTLKAIGLNINQIDESIRFSFSITNTEDEVDYCVEKLKKEVMFLRKYVKGGK; encoded by the coding sequence ATGGAAGTGTATTTTGATCATGCAGCCACAACAAAACCATTTAAAGAAGTTATTGAAAAGATGATAGATGCTTTTGAAGAATATGGTAATACATCTTCATTGCATAATAAAGGGATTGCGGCAGAAAATTTAGTTAAGTCCTCTAAAAAAATCTTTGCAGATATTTTGAAAGTAGATGAGAAAGAAATCTATTTTACATCAGGTGGAACAGAATCTAATAATTGGTCCATTACGGGCACGGCTCTAGCCAACAGGCGAAATGGAAGGCATATCATCACATCATCAATAGAGCATCCATCGGTAATGAATGTGATTAAAAATTTAGAAACTTTGGGGTTGATTGACGAATATGAAATCACCATTATACCAGTTGATAAAAATGGTTTAATAGATTTAATTGAATTAAAAGAAGCCATAAGAGAAGATACAATTTTAGTATCTATTATGCATGTTAATAATGAGTTGGGAACCATTCAACCCATAGAAGAAATAGGGCAGATCATAAAAGAGAAAAATCCACATACTTTATTTCACGTTGATGGCGTTCAATCTTTCGGAAAGTTCATCATACACCCTAATAAAAATAATATAGATTTATTAAGTGTCAGTAGCCATAAAATCCATGGACCCAAAGGAATAGGATTATTATATATAAAAGAAAAAACCAAGATTAAACCTTTGATCTTTGGTGGCAACCATCAAAGAGGATTAAGGTCAGGAACAGAAAATGTACCAGGGATTGTTGGTTTTTCTACAGCGGCACAAATGATGTATGATCATATTGGAAAGAATAATGCTTATTTAGTAAAGATTAAAACTAAACTAACCAGGGAAATACTAAACAATATAGAAGATGTTTTTGTAAATGGTGAAGAAGAAATATCGGCACCTCATATATTAAATGTAAGATTTAAAAACATTAGAAGTGAAGTGTTAATGCATACATTAGAAAATAGTCAGATTTATGTTTCTACAGGATCAGCTTGTTCATCTAATAAAAACAGCATCAGCAATACATTGAAAGCCATTGGTTTAAATATCAATCAAATAGATGAATCCATTCGATTTAGTTTTTCAATAACCAATACAGAAGATGAAGTGGATTACTGTGTAGAAAAATTAAAAAAAGAAGTCATGTTTTTAAGAAAGTACGTTAAAGGTGGTAAATAA
- a CDS encoding response regulator encodes MSTKVLIVDDAVFMRTVLKKMLTEEGNFEVVGEASNGVEAIQKAKELQPDIITLDITMPEMDGVTALPEIIKVSPNSKVIMCSAMGQQPMVIDSIKNGAKDFIVKPFQKTRVIQAIENVLK; translated from the coding sequence ATGTCAACAAAAGTTCTTATTGTAGATGATGCTGTTTTTATGAGAACAGTTTTAAAAAAAATGCTAACAGAAGAAGGTAATTTTGAAGTTGTAGGTGAAGCAAGTAACGGTGTAGAAGCCATTCAAAAAGCAAAAGAATTACAGCCAGACATTATTACATTAGATATTACCATGCCAGAAATGGATGGTGTAACTGCTTTACCAGAAATCATAAAAGTAAGCCCTAACTCCAAAGTAATCATGTGTTCAGCAATGGGGCAACAACCAATGGTCATTGATTCAATTAAAAATGGAGCCAAAGATTTTATTGTAAAGCCATTTCAAAAAACAAGGGTTATACAAGCCATTGAAAATGTTTTGAAATAG
- a CDS encoding 16S rRNA (uracil(1498)-N(3))-methyltransferase: MHRFFIEEKQIDDNKIKITGSDFNHIKNVLRLKIGDEIEICNGQAKEYCCIIDEIHTNEIIAIIQQENKSNTELKTKIILFQGLPKNDKLELIIQKAVELGVFEIVPIQTKRTIVKLDKKKESKKIERWNGISLAAAKQSKRGIIPKVKNIMIYKEALDYATSQVDVVVIPYEKATNMKATKEIIDNLNVKTVGIFIGPEGGFEEEEIKQAVGQGAKPITLGKRILRTETAGLSIISILMYRFEEE, encoded by the coding sequence ATGCATCGATTTTTTATTGAAGAAAAACAAATAGATGATAATAAAATCAAAATTACAGGTAGTGATTTTAATCATATCAAGAATGTATTAAGATTAAAAATAGGCGATGAAATAGAAATTTGCAATGGACAAGCTAAGGAATACTGTTGTATAATAGATGAGATACACACTAATGAAATTATTGCAATTATACAACAAGAAAATAAATCTAATACAGAATTAAAAACAAAAATCATATTATTTCAAGGACTTCCTAAAAATGATAAGCTAGAATTAATTATACAAAAGGCTGTTGAATTAGGGGTTTTTGAAATCGTTCCTATACAGACTAAACGAACCATTGTCAAGCTAGACAAGAAAAAGGAAAGTAAAAAAATCGAAAGATGGAATGGCATTTCTTTAGCAGCTGCAAAGCAATCTAAAAGAGGTATAATACCCAAAGTTAAAAACATTATGATTTATAAAGAAGCATTGGATTATGCTACTAGCCAAGTAGATGTCGTGGTAATACCATATGAAAAAGCTACTAATATGAAGGCAACCAAGGAAATTATTGATAACCTTAATGTGAAAACAGTCGGTATATTTATTGGACCTGAAGGTGGCTTTGAAGAAGAAGAAATTAAACAAGCTGTTGGACAAGGTGCAAAACCAATCACTTTAGGCAAAAGGATATTAAGAACAGAAACAGCAGGATTATCAATTATATCTATACTCATGTATAGGTTTGAGGAGGAATAA
- the prmA gene encoding 50S ribosomal protein L11 methyltransferase, protein MKWIQYKLKTTSEAVDIISYKLYEIGIQGIEVEDNVPLSEQDKEKMFVDILEEQNTNDNSACIKFYVSEEDNKDMIKEVTTILEQISEFMPVGSKALEKIITDEKDWAENWKKYFKPFKVEEHIIVKPTWETLKNNEKDDIIIEIDPGMAFGTGTHETTSLCVSGIKKYLNSKDSVYDIGCGSGILGIVASKLGAREVICTDIDPVAVTVAKENVKVNKVANNVSVYQGNLLENIDKKANIVVANILADVIIHLTQDINKVLAENGYFISSGIILDKVKDVTVAIEKQGLQIIEINKKGEWASIIAKN, encoded by the coding sequence TTGAAGTGGATACAATATAAATTAAAGACAACTTCAGAAGCTGTGGATATAATTAGCTATAAATTATATGAAATAGGCATACAAGGTATTGAAGTTGAGGACAATGTCCCTTTAAGTGAACAAGACAAAGAAAAGATGTTTGTTGATATATTAGAGGAACAAAATACCAATGACAATAGTGCTTGTATCAAATTTTATGTATCTGAAGAAGACAATAAAGATATGATAAAAGAAGTAACTACTATTTTAGAGCAAATTAGTGAGTTTATGCCAGTAGGTAGTAAAGCATTAGAAAAAATAATAACCGATGAAAAAGATTGGGCAGAAAATTGGAAAAAGTACTTTAAGCCTTTTAAAGTTGAAGAGCACATTATTGTCAAACCGACTTGGGAGACTTTGAAAAATAACGAAAAAGATGATATTATTATAGAAATAGATCCTGGAATGGCATTTGGTACAGGAACCCATGAAACCACAAGTTTATGTGTGAGTGGTATAAAAAAATATCTTAATAGTAAAGATAGTGTATATGATATTGGTTGTGGAAGTGGTATACTAGGCATAGTGGCTTCTAAATTAGGTGCACGTGAAGTTATCTGTACAGATATCGATCCAGTAGCAGTCACTGTGGCAAAAGAAAATGTGAAAGTCAACAAGGTTGCTAACAACGTCAGTGTTTATCAAGGCAATTTGCTTGAAAATATTGATAAAAAAGCAAATATAGTGGTTGCTAATATACTAGCAGATGTCATCATACATTTAACCCAAGATATTAATAAAGTATTGGCAGAGAACGGTTATTTTATCAGTTCAGGCATTATATTAGATAAAGTTAAAGACGTTACTGTTGCTATAGAAAAACAAGGATTACAAATCATAGAAATTAATAAAAAAGGTGAATGGGCATCTATAATAGCAAAAAATTAA
- the dnaJ gene encoding molecular chaperone DnaJ has translation MPDKRDYYDILGVSKNASDAELKKAYRRVAKQYHPDMNPGDKEAEVKFKEASEAYEVLSDSNKRAQYDQFGHSAFSNGAGGQGFGGGFEFDMGDIFGDIFGDFFGGGGSQRRRNAPTKGANIRKIIHLDFKEAIFGVEKEIEINSQEECNTCSGTGAKPGTHPETCSQCKGAGQVRYNQQTLFGAVTSVKTCNVCQGTGQVIKDKCGTCHGSGYKSERKKIAISIPAGIDHGQSIRVREKGEPGSNGGPRGDLLVTVSVERHPAFQREGYDLYSSKTISFVKAALGADIKIKTIDGEEDYTIKAGTQSHTEIRLKGKGVPHLNNKNIRGDHIVTIKVDVPTKLTEEETKVIRELAQVSGEEVHEGKKKFFDKVKDAMK, from the coding sequence GTGCCTGATAAAAGAGATTATTATGATATATTAGGTGTCAGTAAAAATGCATCAGATGCAGAATTGAAAAAAGCATATAGAAGAGTAGCTAAGCAATATCATCCAGATATGAATCCTGGAGATAAAGAAGCAGAAGTGAAATTTAAAGAAGCTTCAGAAGCTTATGAAGTCCTTAGTGATAGTAATAAAAGAGCTCAATATGACCAATTTGGTCATTCTGCCTTTTCTAATGGTGCAGGTGGTCAAGGATTTGGCGGCGGATTTGAGTTTGATATGGGCGATATATTTGGTGATATATTTGGTGATTTCTTTGGTGGCGGAGGCAGTCAAAGAAGAAGAAATGCGCCAACAAAAGGTGCTAATATTAGAAAAATTATACATTTAGATTTTAAGGAAGCCATTTTTGGCGTTGAAAAAGAAATCGAAATTAATTCACAAGAAGAATGCAACACATGTTCAGGAACAGGAGCAAAACCAGGTACACATCCAGAAACTTGTTCTCAATGTAAAGGGGCAGGTCAAGTTAGATACAATCAACAGACACTTTTTGGTGCAGTAACCAGTGTAAAAACATGTAATGTTTGTCAAGGAACTGGTCAAGTCATAAAAGACAAATGCGGTACGTGTCATGGCTCAGGTTATAAAAGCGAACGTAAAAAAATAGCCATAAGCATTCCAGCAGGTATTGATCATGGTCAAAGCATTAGAGTAAGAGAAAAAGGAGAACCAGGAAGCAATGGTGGGCCAAGAGGCGACCTTTTAGTCACTGTTTCTGTTGAAAGACACCCTGCTTTTCAAAGAGAAGGCTATGATTTATATTCATCAAAAACCATTTCATTTGTTAAAGCTGCTTTAGGCGCAGATATTAAGATTAAGACAATAGATGGAGAAGAAGATTACACCATTAAAGCAGGTACACAAAGTCATACTGAAATCAGACTTAAAGGAAAAGGTGTTCCTCATTTGAATAACAAAAACATTAGAGGAGACCATATTGTAACCATAAAAGTAGATGTGCCAACAAAGTTAACAGAAGAAGAAACAAAAGTAATAAGAGAATTGGCACAAGTATCAGGTGAAGAAGTACATGAAGGTAAAAAGAAATTTTTTGATAAAGTAAAGGATGCCATGAAATAA